ACCTCGCCCGGGGCGCCCAGCACCACGTTGTCCAGCCAGCCGTCGACGAAGTCCGCCTCGGCCGGGCTGTACGGGTAGGCCTCGGCCTCCTCGGGCGTGGGGATCGGGCCGGGGTTGCCACGGCGCAGCCGGAGCATCCCGAGGGCGGCCGAGCGGGCCAGGCGGCGGGCGGAGTCCGCGTCGTCGGCGGCGACCGCGCTCACACCGATCAGCGCGTACGGCTCGGCGAGCACGGCGGAGGGGCGGAAGGACTCCCGGTAGAGGTCGAGCGCCGGGAGGGTGTTGGCGCTGCTGAAGTGGTGGGCGAAGGCGAACGGCAGACCGAGGCGGCCGGCCAGCTGCGCGCTGAAACCCGAGGAGCCGAGCAGCCAGACCGGCGGGCGCCCCTCGCCCTTGGGGACGGCGGTCAGCCGGGCGTAGGGGTGGCCGGCCGGGAAGTCGCCGTCGAGGAAGTGGGTCAGCTCGGCGAGCTGCTGCGGGAAGTCGTCGGCGCCCTCGGTGAGCCCGCGGCGCAGCGCCCGGGCGGTCGCCGGGTCGGTGCCCGGGGCGCGGCCGAGGCCGAGGTCGATCCGGCCGGGGTGCAGGGCCTCCAGCAGGCCGAACTGCTCGGCGACGGCCAGCGGGGCGTGGTTGGGGAGCATGACCCCGCCGGAGCCGAGCCGCAGGGTCGTGGTGTGCGCGCCGAGGTGGGCGAGGAGGACGGCCGGGGTGGAGCTGGCGATCCCGGGCATGCCGTGGTGCTCGGCCACCCAGAAGCGGTGGTAGCCCCACTGCTCGGCGCTGCGGGCCAGTGCGGTCGTGGCGGCCAGCGCCTCGGCGGGCGTGTAGCCGACACCGACGGTGGCCAGGTCGAGGATCGAGAGCGGGGCGGGCGCGGTGCCGCGGGCTGTGCCGCGGATCGCCGGGTGGGCGGGCGGCTCGGTGTCGTGTGCCTGCTGGTCCTCGGTGGTCATGCCGTCCGCCCTTCCGGTCGTGTCGGTCACTGCTGCCGATCGGCGTCAACCGTGCGTCCGGGTTCGCTGTTCCCGTCCGGGGGTGTGCCGCAGCACACCCCTGCGGGCGGACGTACGGCCGGCGTGCCGCCGACCGGCCGTTCGGCTGACGGAGAGCCAGCGGGTGAACACGGGTGGCGACTTCACGCCAGAGCGGGAAGTCGCCACCCGCAGGGCTCGCGATCGGCGGCCGGAGTCCGGCAGGCTGGTGACCAGGAGCGAGGCTCGATGGGATCCGCGCTCCGTCGACAAGGTCGTCGGGCTGGACCAGTGCCGATCGATCCATGCGAGCCCCCGGAGTGGCAACCCCGCTCCGGGGGCTCGTTCCATTCCACTTCCATTCCGCGCGGAGTGTGACACGGATCACGACCACCCCGGGTGCCGCCGGCGGCGGCGCGTTCGTCTCCTCACCGTGATCCCGCGCATACCCGGGGTGCTTCATGGCGTCAACAGTCGAGGCGCTAGCGTTGACCCCAGCAGCCACCTGCTCCCCCGGGCGGCGTGGAGGGAGTACGGGCCTTGAACTTCGTGGCGGCGATCGGATCCTCGTGGATCTGCGCCCTGGCGCTGTTCGCCGTACTCGGCGACGCCCTGCTCCCCTTCATCCCGAGCGGCACGCTGGTCATCCTGGCCGTGCTCAAGACGGCGCAGATCGACGGCGCCCCGGTGCTGCTCGGCCTCGGGGTGGCGGTGTCGTCGTTCCTCGGCGACCTCCTGATGCTGCACCTCGCCCGACGCGGCGCCCCGCTGCTCCAGCGGCGGCTCACCCGGCGCCCGCAGCTCGCGGCCAGCGTGTCCCGGGTCCAGCAGGCGCTGGTCGAACGGCCGCGCGGGGCGGCCGCCGCGATGGTGGTGATCGCCCGGTTCGTGCCGGGCGGGCGGACCGTCCTCGACCTGGCGATCGGCCACTCCTGCGCCCATCCGCACCGGTTCCTGCACTGGTCGGCGCTGGCGGCGCTGGTCTGGGCCGCGTACATCGTGACGCTGGGCTGGCTGAACAGCCACTGGTTCGACACCGCGTGGCTGAGCATGGGGGTCTCCTGCGCGGCCGCCACCACCGTCAGCACCGCCATCGCGCGAATAGTACGACGCAACCGGCGACTCGCCGCGCTCTGACCGGAGCTCTGACCGGCCCCGGTCGCCCGGCGGTACCGTACTGATCTGGCAGTGCGCGAAGGCGCCGAGCGTCACAGGACCGCAACAGAGCACGCGTTCCCGCAGCCGGGTCGGGTGCGGTCGGCGTGTTGACTCTCGTCGGACCGGCGACCTCGGCAGCCGTCGCGTCCGCATGCCAAGCAGCGCCGGAATACTTGTCAATTGCCCGATTCGACCGGTACCGCCCGGCGCTGCCCGCACCACCGGCCGTCGGCACCCAGGGGAGACCATGACCAGCATCTCGCGCAGAACCGTGCTCAGTGCCACCGCGGCGACCGCGGCTCTCGGCGCAGTCACGGCCTGCTCCAGCGGCGGGACCGGCTCGGGACCGGGCTCCTCACCCACCGGCGGCAACACCGAGCCCGTCCCGCCGGCCACCCCGGACCCGACCAAGGTCACGGTCCCCAAGGGCACGCCGATCGGTGACGGTTCGAACGCGGACACCGGCCCGCAGCCGAACCAGCCGAAGCCCGAGAAGCTCAAGCCGGGTGAGAAGCCGCCGCAGTTCGTCGTCTTCTCCTGGGACGGCGCGGGCGGCACCGACGACGGCCAGTTCCCCCGCTTCCTCAAGCTGGCGGAGCAGTACAAGGCCACGATGACCTTCTTCCTCTCCGGGATCTACGCCCTGCCCAAGGGCAAGGCCGACCTGTACCACCCGCCGAAGCACTCGGTCGGCGCCTCCGACATCCCGTTCCTGTCAGAGGGCGCGGTCAAGAGCACCCTCAAGCTGATCAGTCAGGCCTGGCTGGCCGGCCACGAGATCGGCACCCACTTCAACGGGCACTTCTGCTCCAGCCGCCCCGACAAGAACGGGGTCAACATGTGGACCCCGGAGGACTGGCAGAGCGAGATCGACCAGGCGATCGGGTTCGTGACGCAGTGGAAGACCAACACCGGCTTCACCGACGTCGATCCGCTCCCGTTCGACTACAAGAAGGAGCTCATCGGCGGCCGTACGCCGTGCCTGGAGGGGCAGAAGGCGCTTCTGCCGACCGCCGCGAAGCTGGGCTGGAAGTACGACGCCAGCTCCTCCGGCGGGCTGCAGATATGGCCGCAGAAGGTGCAGGACGGCAAGGTCTGGGACTTCCCGCTGCAGTCCATCCCCTTCCCCGGACACACCTTCCAGGTGCTGTCGATGGACTACAACATCCTGGCCAACCAGTCCGGCGGCAGCACCAAGGGCGACCCGGCCAAGTACAACGACTGGCGCACCCAGGCCCGGGACTCCTACCTGGCCGGCTTCGAGCGCGCCTACAACAGCAACCGGGCGCCGTTCTTCATCGGCAACCACTTCGAGCAGTGGAACGGCGGCATCTACATGGACGCCGTCGAGGAGACGCTCAAGGCCGTCGCCGCCAAGCCGGACGTGCGGCTGGTCTCCTTCAAGCAGCTGGTCGAGTGGCTGGAGGTGCAGGACCAGTCCACCCTGCGCAAGCTGCGCACGCTCAACGTCGGCCAGGCGCCGGCAGGCGGGTGGGAGGCGTTCCTGGGCACGGCCGGCTGACCGAGCCCGACTGATGCGAAGGCCGGACCTCCTCGGAGGTCCGGCCTTCGCATGTCCTTTCGACACCCGGGGCGCGCTCGGAGTGTTAAACCGGTGTCAATATCACCACCCGCCCCCAGGTTGGCTTAGAACCATAGTATCTTCATGCTTGCGTGCTGATCATTTCCAGTACCGGTTGCGATCTCCGGTGCCCTCAGCGAGAGTTGGGCATGTCCAGGATCTCGCGCACCCGGAGGGGAAGCTGGGAGTGCGCGGGATCCTGCATTTCGCAGCCACCGCACCGCCGCACAATTCAATCGATTGCCCACGCATTCACGCGCTGAACGGCCCGGAAACTGCCTGAAAGACCGCAGTTCGCCGGGCCGTGTTCTGCCCGGGCGACTCGACGGCACGGCACAGCAAGACCAAGCAGCACTCCGGGGGGAGTAGAACATGACGATGCCGTTCTCGCGCCAGCGAAACGCCGGGACGGCCCACGGACGAGACGGCGCAGAGGCCGACGGCGCCCTGGCCACCGTTCCCGTCCCCGAAGCCCCTTACGACTACGCCCACTTCAGCCGACTCGCCGGCGCGGCCGTCGACCCCGACGAAGGCGTCCACCCGAACGACGGCCCCACGAGCGGAGCGGACGGCGAACCGTACCGCGTCCGGTACCGCAGCCTGCTGCGCCGCGAGCCGCACCGGATCCGCGCGGCCCTGCTGCTGATGGCCGCCCCGGTGGTGGAGGCGGTGCTGCTCATCTGGCTGCTGTTACCGGAGCACTGGCCCGAGCGCCCCGGGGAGGAGCACGCCTGGGTGCTGGTCTGCGACAAGGTGATGATCGGGATCATCGCCGTCGTCGAGGTGTTCCGGCTGGTCAACGTCGTCTCCAACACCCACGCGACCCTCGTCGCCCGCGACCCGGTACCCGTCACGCCCGAACGGGGCACCCGGGTCGCGTTCCTGACCACCTGCGTGCCCGGCAAGGAGCCGCCGGAGATGGTCCGGGCCACCCTCTTCGCCGCGCGCAACGTGCGGCACGAAGGCCCGTACGACGTCTGGCTGTTGGACGAGGGGAACGATCCCACGATGCGCGCGCTCTGCGCCGAGCTGGGCGTCCGCCACTTCAGCCGCCTCGGCCGGCCGCACTGGAACCAGCCCAAGGGCCGGTTTCGCGCCAAGAGCAAGCACGGCAACTACAACGCCTGGCTCCAGGCGCACGGCGACGACTACGACTTCTGGGTCGCCGTCGACACCGACCACGTCCCGCTGCCGGACATCTGCGAACGCATGCTCGGCTACTTCCGGGATCCCGACGTGGCATTCGTGGTCGGACCCCAGGTGTACGGGAACTACCGGAGCTCCGGCTCGTCGGTCACCAAATTCTCCGAGAGCCAGCAGTACCTCTTCCACGCGCTCATCCAGCGCGCCGGAAACCGTTACGGCGCACCGATGTTCGTGGGCACCAACAACGCGGTACGAATCCGCGCGCTCCAGTCGATCGGCGGGTTGTCCGACTCCATCACGGAGGATATGGCGACCGGTCTGGAGTTCCACCACAGCCGAAACCCCGACAGCGGTGCACGCTGGAAGTCCGTCTACACCCCGGACGTTCTCGCCGTCGGCGAAGGCCCGTCCTCCTGGACCGACTTCTTCTCGCAGCAACTGCGCTGGAGCCGCGGCACCTACGAGACCCTGCTCACCCAGTACTGGCGGGTGCTCTGGAAGCTCTCGCCCGGGCGGCTGCTCAACTACACGCTGATGGTGTGCTTCTACCCGATGGCCGCGCTGACCTGGCTGCTCGGCGGCCTGTCCAGCGTGCTCTACCTGGTCTTCGGGGCCTCCGGCGTCCACGTCTCCTCCGAGATCTGGATGATGCTCTACAGCGACGCCGCCGCCCTCCAGGTCCTGCTCTACACCTGGAACCGCAAGCACAACGTGAGCCCGCACGAGCCGGCCGGCTCCTCCGGGGTCGCCGGCATGGTGATGTCGGCGCTCTGCGGCCCGGTCTACGCGGCCTCGCTGGTGCAGGCGGTGCTGCGGCGGCGCAGCCGCTTCGTCGTCACACCGAAGGGCGACGCGGCCAGCCCTGACCGGTTCGCCACCTTCCGGCTGCACCTGTTCTGGACGCTGGTGTTCGGCGGCGCGATCACCGCGTCCTTCTTCACCGGGTACGACCATGCGGCCATGCGCACCTGGGCGTTCATCGCCGTGTTCCTGACGGTGCTGCCGATGCTGGTGCTGGCCGCCGACGCCGTCCGCCGACGCCGCGCCCGGCCCACCGCCACCCTCACCGTCACCGGCGGCCACCCGGCGGCCCCGGTCGTCCGACTCGACCGTCACAACCGACGCGGCCGTCCCGACCGGCCGGGCCCGCTGGACTCGCCCACCGTCGAGCTCCGGAGGCCGGCGGCCCCGCTCGACCAGCCCACCGTCGAGCTCAGAAAGCCGCCGCTGCCCGGCACGCCCGAGCACGCCGCGCCCACCACCATCCGCTGAGCCCGCCTCACGAGGGGACCGACCACCGTGAAGATCCACAACGCCGGCCGGACCAGGCGCTACGCCCTCGGCAGCACGGTCGCACTGACCGTCGCCGGGATGAACGCGCCGGCCGTCCTCGGCTTCGCCACCGACCAGTACCACCAGTACGTGATCAACCGCGCCGAGTACAAGGCCGAGTACGGCCACTGGCAGACCCTCACCCTGCCCGCCGACTTCCGGGTCAACGCCGTCCACGCCTCGCTGCTGCGCACCGGCAAGGTGCTCATCGTGGCCGGCTCCGGCAACGACGAGAAGCACTTCAACGCGGGCACCTTCAAGAGCCTGCTCTGGGATCCTGCCGGCAACACCTACAAGCTGATACCCACCCCGGACGACATGTTCTGCGGCGGCCACACCTCGCTGCCCGACGGACGGCTGCTGGTCGCCGGCGGCACCCAGCGCTACGAGAAGCTCGACGGCGCGGTGAAGAAGGCCGCCGGCACCATGCGGGTGCGCAACGAGAGCCCCGACCGCGCCCGGACGTTCCCCAAGGGCACCGTCTTCGTCGCCTCGAACGGCCGCGAGTACGCCACCACCGCCCCGGTGACCGTCCCGGCCGCGGTCAAGACCGGTTCCGGCAGCCGGACCGTCGTCACGGCCAGCGAGCAGCACGTCTTCGTCGAGGCCGTCGGCGAGGGCGGGGACTACGTGACCGATGGCCGCGCCCAGTACCGGATCAAGGGCCTGACCTCCGTCGACGCCCACAACCTGTACGGCATGAGCGACAAGATGACCCTGGAGAAGCAGGAGTACCAGGGCATCCGCTCGGCGTTCGAGTTCAACCCGGACACCGAACTGTACGAGCAGGTCACCGACATGGCACACGCCCGGTGGTACCCGACCCTGACCGGGCTCGGTGACGGCCGGGTGGTCACCGTCTCCGGGCTGGACGACACCGGGCAGATCCTCAACGGCAACGACAACGAGATCTACGACCCGAAGAACAAGACCTGGGCCAAGGCCCCCGACCGGTACTTCCCCACCTACCCCTCGATCTTCCTGACCACCTCGGGCAAGCTCTTCTACTCCGGCTCCAACGCCGGCTACGGCCCGGCCGACAAGGGCCGCGAACCCGGCCTGTGGGACCTCGCGGACAACACCTTCCAGCCCGTCCCCGGCCTGCGCGACCCGGCCCTGACCGAGACCTCCTCCTCGGTGCTGCTGCCGCCCGCGCAGGCGCAGAAGGTCATGGTGCTCGGCGGCGGGGGCGTCGGCGAGTCGCCGCTGTCCACCGCCCGCACCGACATCGCCGACCTCTCCGCCGCCAAGCCCGCCTTCACCCCCGGCCCGGACCTGCCGGCCGGCGGCACCCGCTACCTCAACAGCGTGATCCTGCCGGACGACACCGTGTTCACCACGGGCGGCTCCAGCGGCTACCGCGGCAAGAGCGGCAGCGACCTGCTCAAGGCGCAGGTGTACCACCCGGACACCAACGCCTTCACCACCGCCGCCGAGCCGGCCGTCGGCCGCAACTACCACTCCGAGGCGCTGCTGCTCCCGGACGGCCGGGTCGCCGTCCTCGGCTCCAACCCGCTCTTCGCGGACGAGGCCAACACCACGCCGGGCGGCTTCGAGCAGCGGATCGAGATCTACACCCCGGCGTACCTGTTCCACGGTGACCGCCCGCAGCTCACCGCCGTCCCGGAGGGCGCGAAGCTCGGCAGCACCGTCCGGGTCGGCGCCGCGCGGCCGGAGGCGGTCGCCACCGCCAAGCTGATCCGGCCGAGTTCGGTCACCCACGTGACCGACGTCGACCAGCGCTCGGTGGCCCTGGACATCACCGGGCGCACGGCCGACGGCGTCTCGCTCACCCTGCCGGACAACCCCAATCTGCTGCCGCCCGGCTGGTACATGCTGTTCCTGACGGACGCCGCCGGGACGCCGTCGCTGGCGCGCTGGATCCAGGTCACCGGGTAGGCGTTCAGGGCGGCCCGTCGGCGTTGCTCAGCGGGCCGCCCTCGCCAGCCCCAGCGCGTACGGCAGCCAGAACTCGCCCGCCCGGGGCTCGCCGCGGCCGCA
The nucleotide sequence above comes from Streptomyces kaniharaensis. Encoded proteins:
- a CDS encoding LLM class flavin-dependent oxidoreductase; this translates as MTTEDQQAHDTEPPAHPAIRGTARGTAPAPLSILDLATVGVGYTPAEALAATTALARSAEQWGYHRFWVAEHHGMPGIASSTPAVLLAHLGAHTTTLRLGSGGVMLPNHAPLAVAEQFGLLEALHPGRIDLGLGRAPGTDPATARALRRGLTEGADDFPQQLAELTHFLDGDFPAGHPYARLTAVPKGEGRPPVWLLGSSGFSAQLAGRLGLPFAFAHHFSSANTLPALDLYRESFRPSAVLAEPYALIGVSAVAADDADSARRLARSAALGMLRLRRGNPGPIPTPEEAEAYPYSPAEADFVDGWLDNVVLGAPGEVADGLEALRKRTGVDELMVTSHIHGHEARLRSYGLIAEAYGLTAAS
- a CDS encoding DedA family protein; the protein is MAAIGSSWICALALFAVLGDALLPFIPSGTLVILAVLKTAQIDGAPVLLGLGVAVSSFLGDLLMLHLARRGAPLLQRRLTRRPQLAASVSRVQQALVERPRGAAAAMVVIARFVPGGRTVLDLAIGHSCAHPHRFLHWSALAALVWAAYIVTLGWLNSHWFDTAWLSMGVSCAAATTVSTAIARIVRRNRRLAAL
- a CDS encoding polysaccharide deacetylase family protein, which encodes MTSISRRTVLSATAATAALGAVTACSSGGTGSGPGSSPTGGNTEPVPPATPDPTKVTVPKGTPIGDGSNADTGPQPNQPKPEKLKPGEKPPQFVVFSWDGAGGTDDGQFPRFLKLAEQYKATMTFFLSGIYALPKGKADLYHPPKHSVGASDIPFLSEGAVKSTLKLISQAWLAGHEIGTHFNGHFCSSRPDKNGVNMWTPEDWQSEIDQAIGFVTQWKTNTGFTDVDPLPFDYKKELIGGRTPCLEGQKALLPTAAKLGWKYDASSSGGLQIWPQKVQDGKVWDFPLQSIPFPGHTFQVLSMDYNILANQSGGSTKGDPAKYNDWRTQARDSYLAGFERAYNSNRAPFFIGNHFEQWNGGIYMDAVEETLKAVAAKPDVRLVSFKQLVEWLEVQDQSTLRKLRTLNVGQAPAGGWEAFLGTAG
- a CDS encoding glycosyltransferase family 2 protein; the encoded protein is MTMPFSRQRNAGTAHGRDGAEADGALATVPVPEAPYDYAHFSRLAGAAVDPDEGVHPNDGPTSGADGEPYRVRYRSLLRREPHRIRAALLLMAAPVVEAVLLIWLLLPEHWPERPGEEHAWVLVCDKVMIGIIAVVEVFRLVNVVSNTHATLVARDPVPVTPERGTRVAFLTTCVPGKEPPEMVRATLFAARNVRHEGPYDVWLLDEGNDPTMRALCAELGVRHFSRLGRPHWNQPKGRFRAKSKHGNYNAWLQAHGDDYDFWVAVDTDHVPLPDICERMLGYFRDPDVAFVVGPQVYGNYRSSGSSVTKFSESQQYLFHALIQRAGNRYGAPMFVGTNNAVRIRALQSIGGLSDSITEDMATGLEFHHSRNPDSGARWKSVYTPDVLAVGEGPSSWTDFFSQQLRWSRGTYETLLTQYWRVLWKLSPGRLLNYTLMVCFYPMAALTWLLGGLSSVLYLVFGASGVHVSSEIWMMLYSDAAALQVLLYTWNRKHNVSPHEPAGSSGVAGMVMSALCGPVYAASLVQAVLRRRSRFVVTPKGDAASPDRFATFRLHLFWTLVFGGAITASFFTGYDHAAMRTWAFIAVFLTVLPMLVLAADAVRRRRARPTATLTVTGGHPAAPVVRLDRHNRRGRPDRPGPLDSPTVELRRPAAPLDQPTVELRKPPLPGTPEHAAPTTIR
- the glxA gene encoding radical copper oxidase GlxA, whose amino-acid sequence is MKIHNAGRTRRYALGSTVALTVAGMNAPAVLGFATDQYHQYVINRAEYKAEYGHWQTLTLPADFRVNAVHASLLRTGKVLIVAGSGNDEKHFNAGTFKSLLWDPAGNTYKLIPTPDDMFCGGHTSLPDGRLLVAGGTQRYEKLDGAVKKAAGTMRVRNESPDRARTFPKGTVFVASNGREYATTAPVTVPAAVKTGSGSRTVVTASEQHVFVEAVGEGGDYVTDGRAQYRIKGLTSVDAHNLYGMSDKMTLEKQEYQGIRSAFEFNPDTELYEQVTDMAHARWYPTLTGLGDGRVVTVSGLDDTGQILNGNDNEIYDPKNKTWAKAPDRYFPTYPSIFLTTSGKLFYSGSNAGYGPADKGREPGLWDLADNTFQPVPGLRDPALTETSSSVLLPPAQAQKVMVLGGGGVGESPLSTARTDIADLSAAKPAFTPGPDLPAGGTRYLNSVILPDDTVFTTGGSSGYRGKSGSDLLKAQVYHPDTNAFTTAAEPAVGRNYHSEALLLPDGRVAVLGSNPLFADEANTTPGGFEQRIEIYTPAYLFHGDRPQLTAVPEGAKLGSTVRVGAARPEAVATAKLIRPSSVTHVTDVDQRSVALDITGRTADGVSLTLPDNPNLLPPGWYMLFLTDAAGTPSLARWIQVTG